TCCAGGAAAATCTCCGGAGCTAGCTGGGCCATGGCCCTGTGAGGCGTGCAGTTAGAGAGCCCCCTACAGGGGGCCAGTGTATGAGCAGCTGGAGTGAGGATGAGTCTCCCTGGGGCTTCCCCTGCTTGTCATGATTCGCTGTGTATTTATCTGCTGGCCACTGTGATGTTGGGGGGGCCGGAGGGCACGAAGCCTGCTCTCTCCACCCTGCTTTACTTGAGCCGGACATCCAGCTTCAGGAATTCCCTGTTGTAACACGCCAGTCCATCTACGACTCTACGGTGTCTTTTAACATGGCGGAGAACATCTTACCCACAGAGCcgaattttgaattttgtattttgtcGTAATACATAGATGCCTACTGAAGCAGTGACCCACActgctacacacacacagaaccatgcCACTGAGCATCTTCATGCAGAGTCCGACTGTCAGGCCTGACCACAAGGCAGCTAGTAGCCCTGAGTCATTCGAGGCTCTTCATGGTATCTGTGAGCAATTCAGAGGCAGCCTTAAATTATTTCTGTTAGACTTACAGCCCAGTGACCTTTGAACAATTCCAAATATTTAGTTATCTGTGACTCATTTCAATATCTAGTTCATAGTAAGCATTTCTAAGTAAGTTGGAATCTTTTGTCGACACTGAAATCCTTAAATATTTGACGTTATTTGTAGACAGGTAAAAATATCTCTAAATGATAATTTGGTGTTCATAAAGGCACAGATGTTTTTGCCAGGTGTGGCTTGGAGGACGCTGAACTTCACGTGAACTAGTGGGTCTTCTGTGTGTGAAGATTAAGGTATAACAAGATGCTAATGCTATGCTAATTACATTAGTGCTAATTCCTACCTTactataaaaaaacatttagagaCATGGgaaaaaacacccccccccccacccttcagGTTACTCTGTTTCCTAGAAGAGCAAAGAACATTTTAATCTGGAGTGTTACATAGCAGATCAGACTGGCTCACCCTGGGATAATTCGGCTCTGACCTAAGGGAGAGCGACACGTTTCCATTGAGCCTAGCTAATAATATCAGCCACACTCATTACTGTGTGTATATTAACACCTTGACAgcatcacccccccccgccaaagaTAATGTGAAACATTATAATTTACTGTTTTTGTGATGTAGGAAGCCTTTCTAAAAGGCCCTGTGTGAGTACAGTAACACCATTGTGAGCAATGTAAAGCCCAGTCTATGTAATATTAAGACACTAGTGTGAGTGACATCAGCTCCTGTCTGTATAATAAGACACCAGGGTCAGTACAGTGGCAACTGTGTGTATAATATTAAGACATCAGTGTGACTAATGTCAGGTCATGTGTGAGTACAGTAACACCTGTATGTATAAGATTAATACACCAGTCTGAGTAATGTAAGGTCCTGTGTGAGTACAGTAACACCTGTGTGTATAATATTAAGACACCAGTGTGAGTAACATAAAGTGCTGTGTGAGTACAGTATCACCTGCAAGAGTAATATGTGGCACTTTGTGTTGTGTAATTTTTAATGAGCTGTATGCTACACTTCTTATTTGATTACTGAAAATGATATACAGTATTATATTATAGTAATTATAGTACTGCAGGGTCTTGCTCAAAGCACTAACTGGTCTGCATCATATTAATCCACTTGTGCTGCTTTCACTATTACCAGGAACCTAAATTAATTGACATTGTAAATGAATTCTTCCCAAATGAATTGCCTTTGGTCTTATttcacagacagacacctttTTCCACTGACTGGCAGTATGTCCTTCTTAGTGGGTTGCCTGGGAATCTGCTTCTAAAATCCTCACAAATGATAAATccattatttgccatttgcacaagtaccgGTGCATTGGAATTTTCCCTTTGTGCAgcccatcctgctctccttagcttgaggagggggggggggtcacagcacagggtcagctgaCATACAGTGCCTCTggagctgagggttaagggccttacttcaagggcccacagacatgtgactgttcagCCAAGGCCAGGACTTGAATGGGCGATCTTCCGATCACAGACGCAGAGGCTTAGGCCGCTGAGCTGCTTACTGCAGCCATTCAGAGAACAATCTTAGCTCTCTAGCCTGACCGCCAGCTTGCCGCGACATCCCAGAATGAGAAATAACGGCCTTTCACCTTTGTGGGTATGTCACTGGCTGGGCATCTTTCTTCTTTGCTAACTGAACAGGACAACAGAACAAGGTCAGCAGTGCAAGTGAAAATCCAACCAGTGTAAGTCAGTCTCATGGGGCAGTGACATTCATATGTCCATCGTATATCGTTTATCAGCCCAAGGTCATGTTAATCGCAGGAAGCAGGAAGCACAAGGCAAGGGGCTTTGTCTATACTTACTCCCCTCACCTTCTCCTCTGCTTCCATCCTCTCACTTACTCCCCTCACCTTCTCCTCCTCTGCTGTTCTCTCTTTTACTCCCCTCACCATCTCCTCTGCTGTTCTCTCCCTTACTCCCCTCACCATCTCCTCTGCTGTTCTCTCGCTTACTCCCCTTACCTTCTCCTCCACTGTTCTCTCCCTTACTCACCTCACCTTCTCTGCTGTTCTCTCCCTTACTCCCCTCCCCTTCTCCTCTGCTGTTCTCTCCCTTACTCCCCTCACCTTCTCCTCTGCTGTTCTCTCCTTACTCCCCTCACCATCTCCTCTGCTGTTCTCTCCCTTACTCCCCTCACCTTCTCCTCTGCTGTTCTCTCCCTTACTCCCCTCACCATCTCCTCTGCTGTTCTCTCCCTTACTCCCCTCACCATCTCCTCCGCTATTCTCTCCCTTACTCCCCTCACCATCTCCTCTGCTGTTCTCTCGCTTACTTCCCTTACCTTCTCCTCCACTGTTCTCTCCCTTACTCACCTCACCTTCTCTGCTGTTCTCTCCCTTACTCCCCTCCCCTTCTCCTCTGCTGTTCTCTCCCTTACTCCCCTCACCATCTCCTCTGCTGTTCTCTCCCTTACTCCCCTCACCTTCTCCTCTGCTGTTCTCTCCCTTACTCCCCTCACCATCTCCTCTGCTGTTCTCTCCCTTACTCCCCTCACCATCTCCTCCGCTATTCTCTCCCTTACTCCCCTCACCATCTCCTCTGCTGTTCTCTCCCTTACTCCCCTCACCATCTCCTCCGCTGTTCTCTCCCTTACTCCCCTCACCATCTCCTCCGCTGTTCTCTCCCTTACTTCCCTCACTATCTCCTCTGCTGTTCTCTCCCTTACTCCCCTCACCTTCTCCTCTGCTGTTCTCTCCCTTACTCCCCTCACCTTCTCCTCTGCTGTTCTCTCCCTTACTCCCCTCACCTTCTCCTCTGCTGTTCTCTCCCTTACTCCCCTCGCCTTCTCCTCCGCTGTTCTCTCCCTTACTCCCCTCACTATCTCCTCTGCTGTTCTCTCCCTTACTCCCCTCACTATCTCCTCTGCTGTTCTCTCTCTTGCTCCCCTCACCTTCTCCTCTGCTGTTCTCTCCCTTACTCCCCTCACCTTCTCCTCCGCTGTTCTCTCCCTTACTCCCCTCACCATCTCctctgctgctctctccctTACTCCCCTCACCTTCTCCTCTGCTGTTCTCTCCTCCATCCTCTTCCTTGATCCCCTCACCACCTTCTCTACTGCAGTCTTCATCTTTACTCCCCTCACCTTTAGCAATCCAAATGGCTGCATTCAAATGAAGGATTTGCAAATGCCTTTGAAACTGGGCtgagagtcacagaagaagaaAAGTCGAGAGAAAGCGGCGCTGTGAAGGAGACCCTACATGCAGTGGCAGACAGGGAGCGAGATGAAACATTTAACAGTTTACCAAACTTTCAGGCTGCCGGCCAGACATTACGTAGGCAGGGTGTGCATTATTCAAAAATGTTTCACCATTATTCAATTCTTGACCCCAAAACAATAACGTTAGAAAGCTGAGATAAATTTAAGATTGTTTATTAACCGAtagataaaataaattattactcCTTCACTAGTTAGGTAGCTACACCCTACACGGCGCTTTATCTATCTGCCATGACCTGAGAGGCACGGACCGGACCGTAGCGCCTGCGCATTTTGCATTAAAGCATCTAGTTTGTCTCGCAATCTATTTGGAGGTCTGTTATGAAAGGCaggtctatatataaatatatataaccTTTAAATTATGATTTTAAATTATTTCGCGCTCATTCTATTTAACagttttctatatttatatttagCTTCGTGCGAGCCGACCCTACTTTTCAGTAACTGCTTAATCTAGTCATCTCATAGGTTTTATTACTAtatttctttagttttttttgcGTCGATTAAATTCAGTTCAAACTAATTCAAATTATTTTATATGGTGCCCACCCGGACAATGTTGCTTCAAATATGGTTAAAATAGTTTTGAGGCAACGTTACAAATGTTTTGTAGATTAATAAATCAATTAGGCCTACTCCATGTGACTTCATCATATTTAGGGATCCAAGCAcgttgtgtgttttttcttattttgtaaCTGTCATTTTCTTATTGTTCTACATATATAGGCCCAATTAATCGGTTTAAAGTTATTGAACcgattaaaacaaataaaaagactCGACACAGTGCAGTAGCAATTTAAGTCAACATATTACATGTAGGCTAGTTTCTTGATTTAGTCAGACATTTATTCACCACTTCCCTCGAAATGAATACTTTCATGGTGTATTTTCTAATGATCAGCGTGTACTGGCTGTTGCAAGCACGCGCGGCAGCTATATATCTTAATTTTACATTCTAAGATATCCATAAAATCTACCTGACGTAAACTGTATTTGTGCACAGATGTGGATACCCGACATGTAAAACTATAGTTAAGACTCCTGATAATTGGTCAAGAAAAGCAACTACAGGTCCCAAGTACTGGCTGAATACCGCAAATCGTtgcaatttacaaaaaaataaaaaaaacatacgtGCTGACAGATAATAGCAAAATTCATGTTTTGCAGATTTTTAAATTGTGGTTTACGACGGAATGTCTTATGGCGATTACAATTCATTTTGTGATTCATTTAACCCCAAATTTCACCATTGGCCCCTTTTTGTCTGTGTATTTCATAGGTTTCATTTTGCATATATATGGCATTTCAGAGATTAAAATGTTATCCTCATTTGAAAAATGAGCTTTCTGAATATAAGGAATCGCTTTTCACCCATCCATGGGGCCAGCAAACATCATGCAGAAATACCCACTGCGGTTTTTTTCCAACTGAACCATATATACTATGAAAATAATAACCACAATTAACCTTTTAATTGTATCTGGCCTTGATGTAATCTGCTTCCACACGTCTCTCTGCCTTCCTGTAACAGATACGTCAAACCGGAAGCTGAATACACACAACTGGCCAAATTAGACAATAGACCGACATATTTTCAGCTTTAGTTCACTTTTAATCTTCAAACTTTTCAGCTACTGTTTTAACCTGGATAATTGTTACAGGATTAAAATGCGATTTCCTGACGGGCGGCCGCACTACCGCACGTGCAAAATAATGGTAATTTCGGTGTCGTTTTTGTTGCCGCAACCAACGCCGTACTTcgtgtatttttttctgttttggttaTTTGAATTATAAATTATAACCAGGGTATTGATTGTTCGAAATCTGAACTAAATCTGAATTTGTCCCAGGGTTAATTAGGCAGAACAAACTCACATTCCTATATGAGCCATCGCTCGGGCAGATACTTCAGACTAATTGTGTTTTCTACAGATGAATGACGGTTTATTTAATGGATCCTGATAATATGTGGGCAATTAGTGTTTTTCTCTGCTGGTCGGTCTACTCAATGGACCAGCGGCGTTTGAGACGCTTTAGCTTAACGAAGTCTAGATTTATTGGTATATgccatatattttatataatttatttaaatacatatgtattatacgttatatatatatatatatatatatatatatatatatatatatatatatatatatatatatatatatattcattcattcattcattcattcattctttcccCCTTTATGGGATCCAGACAAAACAAAACGCCAGTTCATTTGAAGTGCTTGCTGGGATGAACGGCGCTGTCACTAGTGCTGAATCCCGTACGCGCCGCTTCCCGCTGGCCGACGTGACCGTGATTGACAGGCCGGCAGCCGCGCGAGCCACGTAACCAGCGTGCCGAGTCCAATAGAAAATCAGCGCACCACTGAATGTATTTTTTCCTGTGAGCACATCTCGGTTCTACTTGTACAACCTTGTACTTTCTAGTTACGAAGTTCACCCAGTGAGGTTATTTACAGCCAGTCGGCTGAACTGCCGACTTCGGTGTTGCTCTTTTGTAATTTCTCGGACATCAACAAGGTAAGCCCGGGCGTCGGAGTGAGAGAGTGCAATCGAGTGGGAAGACGAGAAAGCGCCGATGTTTCAGTTGCCAATCTTAAATTTCAGTCCCCAGCAAGTAGCAGGGGTCTGTGAGACTTTGGAGGAAAGCGGAGACATCGAGCGTCTCGGACGCTTCCTCTGGTCGCTGGCCGTGGCTCCCGCAGCCTGCGAAGTTCTCAGCAAGAATGAGTCCGTCTTAAGAGCGCGGGCAATCGTGGCCTTCCACACCGGGAATTTCCGAGAGCTCTACCACATCCTGGAAAACCACAGGTTCACCAAGGAATCCCACTCTAAACTGCAGGCTCTTTGGTTGGAGTCGCACTATCAGGAGGCTGAGAAGCTGAGGGGGCGCCCGCTCGGACCGGTGGATAAATATCGGGTACGGAAGAAATTCCCCCTCCCCAAAACGATTTGGGACGGAGAGCAAAAGACTCACTGCTTCAAGGAGAGAACGCGGCATTTGCTCCGAGAGTGGTACCTTCAGGACCCCTACCCGAATCCCAGCAAGAAGAGGGAGCTGGCGCACGCCACCGGCCTCACCCCCACACAAGTGGGAAACTGGTTCAAAAACCGCAGACAAAGGGACAGAGCCGCAGCCGCGAAAAACAGGTGCGTATGCAGCACTGATCAGCGGGATTCCTACTGACATCCTGTTTCTGTTTGTATAAAGTGCAGCCTTATGTATCAGCCGTACGTTACCATTATATGTGGTATAGGTATGTAAGAAACCATAATGAAAAAAGTGAGAGAATTCTTACAATTTTATAAAATCAGTCACGCATTAATGCTGTTTATTTGTTAAGAACATTGCGTTTAAATAATTTAGATGCagcagagaaagagagaaaaaagtatttgaaaatattttactgGCACTGATGGTTATTAATTTTGTGGGTACTATTTTTGTCAGTAATATTTCGTacaatttaaacaaaaatgcatAGGCCTATTTAAGCTAATGTCTGTTTCTTTTAGAATAGTTTAATGGAATTCGGGATTTGGTTTCGTCAGTGTTAGTTACTTTTAGTAGCTAAAACTATTCTTTCAGTATTTCAGACTTATATAGAAATAAATGCTTACTGACAGGAAAGGGTAGCAGTATAGGCGATATTAACGAAATTATACTCGTATATGACAAGATCTCATCTGTTTTTCTAGACTGATGTAATTTTGCCAAGAGGCTCAAATCTGTATCGGTGTTTTAAAACCGAAAAGTCTAGGTCGTTAATGctaaaatatattcatttttgTTCACTGAGAAGAGTTTGAAAATAGTTCTGTTTTTTAATGACCGCGCTGCTGATTTTGTGGCTGCAGTCTATGAAATATTTCTGTAAGAGACATAGTCCCGAACCGTCCCACCGGAGGCGGCCATGATGCCGTTTTTCTGGTCAGCTCTCGGGGATTAGGCTCTGTATCGCCGAGGTGTGGGTCGGGATTTTATACTCCACAGTTTCTGCGAAAAgtgtgcatgtttttattttttttatttattttgttttgccgCACACGGTAGGGCCTGTACATGGAACGAGATTCTTactctgttttccttttttttttaaatttaatttaacctttattgtccctcacgGGGAAATTTTTACGCCTTTTTACGcctccatcaacttgctctttgtagaacaagctgtctgTTTTCCAGGTTACAGCAGCAGGTACTCTCCCACGGGACACTTCGGCCTTTAACAGAGCAGGGCGGCTCAACAGACCGGTTCCGCGCCGCTTCCAGTCCAGAAGCCAAGCTGTCCAGTAAAGCCGATACCTCCGCAATATCCATCACCTCTAGTGACAGTGAATGTGACGTATAACGGCGAAGACAATTATTTGGTTGAGTCAGGCTAACTGGGTGAAAAGGTATTGTAATATCAACCGGCATGCGTACCAGCCTCACAAAAACAGCATTGTATGCCTTAAAGAGCCAAGAGAAGGTTTGTTTACAGGCTGTCAGACAGTTAGGATTCGACAGGAGGCTTCCACTTGTCTGAAAGCAATATGCATTTGCTGCAGTGGAGGGCATGTGTGTTTTTCCAATAAAAAGGAATACATTGACTTGGTACGTAAATAGATATATTCCGTTTGTAAATATGGGAACAACGGTGTTTCGAAAAAAAGacctatatatgtgtatgtgtttttatttaccttgaaaaaaaattctaaacGACGGTCACTTTACATCAAAACATGTATAAATGGTTTACATATTTCAAAACATGTTCTGATGGATATTCATTTGATATTAAATTGCTTGAGACTTTACAATATTTTGTATGCACAAGTATATCTTTCTGGTGTATTATAAACATATATCAcacaattttattattattattattattattattattattattatcattattattatgtggcCTCAGACCTCTGGGTCCAGGGTTCcagtctccgccatggctcgacttgtgtggagtttgcatgttctccccgaaGTATGAGCTAATGTACACGTAGTTCATGATGTGGCTTCTTGTAGACATAAATATCCATGTAGTCCCGCGTTAATTTAAGGCGGGCAGAACGGGTCAGTATCATCCCGAATGGATTATTACATATTCAGTGTCACGTGACTAGTGTAATGCGTTCAAACACATTTGCTGTAGTTGTACCGTAATAGAGTTTGACAGCAAAAGGTCATCGAGCGGACTAATACGAAGAATTAACATTCGCCGCAGCGCATCTCTATGTAACATATTAAACCCTAGGAGGAGCGAGCGATAACTTGCCTAATTAGACAATAGCGTTTAAAATAATCCAGTTTTCTCATCAAGCTTACTTATGTTTACCTGTGTCCATAATTACTTGCAATTTACATAAaggtttttttatgtttgttcaGAAATTAATTAGTTTATACTGTTTGGGCAGCATTTAGATTATGTTCTGCGCAAACGATTTACTTTTGGTATCTTTATTTGACATGTAAAGATCCTAATTCGATTGGCCCGCTTTTCTTTTCAAAGAACGTTGCCAAAACTAAGCAGTGTATCGTGTATATGTAacatcataataaataaaaaaataaattcaattgatatatgtatataaatttgAGTGGAAAAATCACACATGTTTATTGCAGCGTTAATATAATGATTAAATAATATATAGTCCTTTGTTACAAATTATACAAATAAGGTGCTTGTATTCTTATCAACcgaaattataattaaaatgaaaggtAGGTGAGAGGAAGGACACACAGATCGAGGATGGAAAAAATAGCCGGAAGCCAGAAATCAAAACGCTCTTTTAGATGTGAATACAGTTGTCAAACAGGTCCGCGGTAATCACCGCTAATGATGTAGGACAGAGTACTCCTGCTAACAAAAGGAAACGTCAATGTTTTGCAGTGagaggctgtttgtaaatgttttttaCCCCGTAGTGAAAGACTTTGTTGTCAAAAGCGCCTACCAATTTTAAGGGAATCACACTGTGGCAGACGGGTTCTGTATGGGCACGAGGCTCCTGCAGATAATAGAAATggaaaaacattcatttcattttaaacgAATCGTTTATCTGCTGTTTTCTTGGTTTGCATTTACATGACTTAAAATGTTGTTGACTTTAAATTGGTTAAATGGAATACGCAAAATATGCATGGTACAATTACTACATTGTATTTTATCCAGACCTCCATCATTTCTACGCTAAAGATTTTCTTGGGTTTCGTTTTCCTGCATTTTTAGTCACACAttttaaatagtattttattgtacccatccatccatccagccacacCCACCCATTCAGGGACCAGGCGTGGCCTCGAGACAAATTTTATATTAACTTACAAATAAATGACATTGACACTTAAcctattaaaaatgaaaaaataaaatacagtcttcttttgcacatattttaaatatttttacttaaatataacactttataattattattatcgttattattgttgttgtcggTGTTAGTTTTCTCAACCTCCATGTTTTCTGTATTTGGGAAAACTAGATTAATAAACCACTGATATTTAAGTTAATTCCAGGGGTCCTATTACTGACAATGCGCGTGCAGGAATAACATCTTACGCCTAATAATAACGGTCAGGCaagtaaattatttaaaattctTCCAGGCCTTTCAAttcattaataaacaaacaatgaaaCGCAAACGGCACATTTTTGAACCCTTTCCGTGCCCATTTCTGCATGGTGCTCTGCATGCATGGACACGCCCCCCAGTTTTAGCATCTGCCAAAGGTAAGTAAATATACCACAGTTTGTATTGCATTCTTTCCTCCTGAGGCGGGTTTCTTAGGGATAATTCAATCCGCTGTAAtcttacttttttttaaaacttgcaCTTTGAAAAATACCAAATGTACATTTTACGATCTTGTAAGGGCAACTTACTTAATGCCTTCTACGACCTGCACATCATCATTATTGACAAAGTTGCATTAGGAAAGTGTATGTATTACTTACCGCCAAGATTATCATACAAAACTCTGGAATTTTTTTTGGCTTTTATCGATACCTGTGAACTCAAACTGTGTTTGTAATTTACTAAATCCGGTCGTTATGACTAGACAACATGTTCTCATCAGCATCACACTGGATGTCTTCTCTTGTAAAACATTGAGGGAAATATCGCCTTCCAGGGGCGGCCGACCTtttctgggggccctaggctcaTATGGGTAGGGGGGCATTGGAGAAATTTTGGGGGCCGAAAGAGAAACGAGAGGAATTATAAACAATGGAACATCAATAATTTTCCGAAGTGCGggatgccggtgttctgtcgaaaaatactacctatcgagacgtactatcgagcctttctgcgcatgtgcagttccactgttttgggattagggttaggttttaggggttatggttaaggtaagggttttaggggttttggggggttagggttagggctatctattagcactacggtagcatttttcgacaaggcagcatatatcgacagaacataTGTGTTGTAGCAGTCAAAAAAATCTGCGCGGAAACTATTTCAATATTCTTGACACGATTTATCAGATATTTATGCGCCAGCTTACATTTGATTGGTTATAACAAGACCTAACAGTCTAGTTTACTAACTTGATTAATAGCGTTAACATTTACCCACAGTGACATCTGGCGGCCAGATGCTGTCACTCTCAAACTGATAACGAGGGCATTTTTCTTAATTAACCACAACGGTTCAGAAGAATATCCTTCTCTTCTGGCTGCATTTCAGTGTgtgaataaaatgtaacgtAGCATCACATTTCACAGTAGATGCggctttatttttcatgttttattgtttattgtgcTAAACCATTTGTACTTCAGGGATACATCGTATTTCACACTGCCTGACCTGGTATTGCATGGTAAGTGTAAATATTTGTACGAATTCAAATTTTAAATACTATGACATATTCTGACACATAATGGTGCGGACACATTGTTGCTGACGTAACGTTGTAGAAAAGACATGAAGATGTTTCAGCACTACGGACAGCGACGTCTAATTCCAGAGTACAGCGAGTACTGAATACGCTTTTGCGTTTAAGCGTCTGCATTTTGCACCTTCTCATTTTGCACATTACTTTTCCCGTCATACACAATCACTTACTTTTCCGATCAAACAAAATACCTATAGGCCAGTTTTACTGTCAGTGGTGATAATTTTCAGGATTAAAAGCGGAGATTTCAAGTATGCTTcattgtttatgtgtgtgtgtatttgtgcgtgtgtatatgtatgtgtgtgtgcgcgcatttttgtaattattacattgcagggaccagatttccccacaatgtcataaaaacctgtaactttttaccttgtggggtcAGTGTTTCGGTCCCTACAGGGatgacctcagttttataaaaatctgtgaatggaatcataaaactaataatgtaaAAGGTTTTGTACAGTAAAACCTTAGAACTCGAACGCCTCTTAACTCGACCAACTCCAACATCGAACAGATCTATTGAACTTCTTTCGACTTGTACTTCGACC
This window of the Paramormyrops kingsleyae isolate MSU_618 chromosome 19, PKINGS_0.4, whole genome shotgun sequence genome carries:
- the LOC140580999 gene encoding homeobox protein SIX6-like, with the translated sequence MFQLPILNFSPQQVAGVCETLEESGDIERLGRFLWSLAVAPAACEVLSKNESVLRARAIVAFHTGNFRELYHILENHRFTKESHSKLQALWLESHYQEAEKLRGRPLGPVDKYRVRKKFPLPKTIWDGEQKTHCFKERTRHLLREWYLQDPYPNPSKKRELAHATGLTPTQVGNWFKNRRQRDRAAAAKNRLQQQVLSHGTLRPLTEQGGSTDRFRAASSPEAKLSSKADTSAISITSSDSECDV